TGCCGGTCGCCTCCATCATCAGGTTGCCGAGCGGCACGAACAGCGCGCCGACGCCCTTGGCGCAGTACAGCACGCCATAGATCTTGCCGATGTGCTTGGTGCCGAAGGCGTCGCCCGCGAGCGCGGAGAACAGCGAATACACCTCGCCCCAGGCCAGGAAGACCACGCCCGACAAGATCAGGAAGGCCCACGGGTTGTGGCCGAAGTAGCCCAGCGCGATGATGCCGATGCCTTCGAGCGTGAAGGCGATCACCATCGTCTTCTCGCGGCCGATGTGGTCGGAGATCCAGCCGAACAGCGGCCGCGAGATGCCGTTCATGACGCGGTCGAGCATCAGCGCGAGCGGCAGTGCGGCCATGGTGACGAAGTACAGGTCGACCTTGAAGTTCTTCACGCCCAGGTCCTGTGCGATTACGCCCAGCTGCGCCACGGCCATCATGCCGCCGGTGACCACGCACGAGAACATCAGGATCATCAGCCAGAACAGCGGCGTGCGAAGCGCTTCGCCCAGCGTGTAGTCGCGCCGGCTCTGCGCGACCTTGGCCGAGCCGCGCACCTCGTTGCCCTTGGGCTGGCGCAGGAACCAGGCAGCGGCAAAGGCGAGCGAGCCCTGCAGCAAACCGAAGAACAGGAAAGCCTGCTGGAAGCCGGACGATTCGATCATCGCCGCGATCGGCAGGATGGTGGCGGCCGAGCCGGCGCCATAGCCGCCCGCCGTCAGGCCGACGGCCAGGCCGCGGCGGTCGGGGAACCACTTGAGCGCGTTGTTGATGCAGGTGGCGTAGATCGAACCCACGCCGATGCCGCCGATGGCCGCGCCGAGGTAGAAGCCCATCAGCGTGGTGGCTTGCGAGTTGATGGCCCAGGCCGCGCCGATGAACAGCGCGCCGAAGGCCACGATCAGGCGCGGTCCGAACTTGTCGATGAAGTAGCCCTCGATCGGCGCGAGCCAGGTCTGCACCAGCACGAAGATCGTGAAGGCGACCTGGATCGACGCACGCTCCCAGCCGAACTTGCCCTGGATTTCCGGCACGAACAAGGTCCATGCGTACTGGATGTTGGCCGTGGCGATCATGCAGACGATGCCGACCACCAGCTGCAGCCAGCGGTTATCGATCAATCGCGGCGGCGCGCCGGATGAGATGTATGTCGGGGAAGTGGGGTTCATTCGCTTTTGTCTCCATTCGTTGTCGCGCCGATCGCGTCGCGGCACGTTGCAGGGGTTTGAATTCAGTCGCGCTGGGGGCACGGATCGCGATGGGTGCAACTGTTGCCGCAAACCGCCGTCGGCGCGCCTGCCGGAAGTCACGCGTCGAGTCGAGACAAACCCGGAGGGCTCAGGGGAACTACCCGTGCCGAAAGTCATGGCGGCCGTTTGCGAGAATGCGCAGCCAATGAACCTCGCACGTCGCATCGACCCACGGCGCTCGATGGCCGCCGCGATCGGCTGGCTGCTGATTGCGCTCACCTTGTGCCTGGCGCTCGTGGCCAACCTGTGGCTGCGCGGTTTCGTGCGTGCGACGCTGCTCGAGCAGCACGGCCAACGGCTGGAGGCCGCGGCCGAGCACGTCAATGCCGAACTCGACACCGCACTGCTGCTGCGCCTGCAGGCGGTCAGCGTGGTGGCGGCCATGCTGTCGGAAGACGTGCAGCACAGCGAAGGCGCACGCCTGAAGCGGACGCTCCAGGCCGTACGCCGCGGCGTGCCCGACCTGATCTGGCTGGCGGTGACCGATGCCGACGGCTTCATCGTCGCAGCGACCGACGAGCAGGTGGTCGGCCAGAACGTCAATCAGCACGCATGGATCTCGCAAGGCCTGAACGCCGCGTGGATCGAGGAAGGCCGCTCGCCGGGCGAACGCTTCCTGAAGCTCACCGCGCCGGTGCGCAATGCCGACGGGGCGATCATCGGCGTCGCCGCGGCCAACCTGAGCTGGAGCTGGGTGGAGAAGATGGTGGCCGAAATCCGCGCCTCTCCCGGCGAATGGCTGCTGATCGACCGCGACGGCATCGTGCGCCACGGGCCGGGTGCCCTGCTGGGAAAACGCTGGCAAGACGTCGGCGATCCCATCACGCCATTCGATCCCGTCGTCGCCGGCTTAGGGAACGACGGATCCGATCTGCCCACGCGCATCCGGACAAGGCGGCTCCTGGACAACCGGCCCTACCTGATCGCCTCCCCGCCCAATGCGCGCGACGGCACGCTGCGCCGGCTCGGCTGGCAGGCCGTGGTGATCCAGCCGGTCGAATCGGTTGCGGCATTCGCGACGGCCATCGAATGGCGCATCTCGATCGTGCTGAGCCTGCTGGGCTTGGCCACCGCCGTCGCCGGCATCATCGTGGCGCACCGCCTCACGCGCCGCGTGAGCGTGATCGCCCATTCGGCCGACGCGGTGCTGGCCGGGAGCGCGACGCGCATCGAAGTGCCGCAGGGTGCCGACGAAGCCGCACGGCTGGGCAGCGCGCTCGACCGATTGCTGGACACGCTGCAGCGCGAACGCGACGAGTTGCGCCGGCTCAATACCGAACTGGACGAGCGCGTGCGGCAGCGCACCGAAGAGATCAGCCGGCTCGCGCAGGAGTCGCGCGATGCCGCGGTGGTGCGCGAGCGCCTGCGCCTGGCGCGCGGACTGCACGACACGCTGGCGCATTCGATGATGGCGATGCTCACCGAGATCCGTGTGCTCAAGCACCTGGCATCGAGCCGGCCCGATGCGCTGCCGGACGAGCTGGTTCGGGCCGAACGCGCGGCGCGCGACGGGCTGGACGAGGCACGCCGCGCGATCGACCAGCTGCGCAGCAACCCGGTGCGCGACATCGGGCTGGGCGCGGCGCTGGCCGAGCTGGCCAAGAACCTAAGCGAGCGCTCCGGCATCGAGCTCGACTGCCAGATCGAACCCGCCTTGTCCGCCTTGGCGGCCGAGCCGGCGGAAACCGTGTTCCACATGTGCGAGGAAGTGCTGCGCAACGTCGAACGCCACGCGGGCGCGCGGCGGCTGCTGATCCGCCTGCACCGCGTTGCGCACGGCGGTGTGGAGTTGGAGATCGGCGACGACGGCGTCGGCTTCGAGCCGAGCGCGGGCGCAGCGGGGCACTACGGGCTCGTGGGGCTGCGGGAGCAGGCCGATGCGATCGGCGCGCGGCTGCGCATCGAGAGCCGCCGCGGCGAAGGCACATGGGTGTCGCTGCGCTGGGCGCAACGCGTCGGGGGGTGACGCGAATCCGCAATCTCGCGGGTTCGAGAATCAGGCCGCTGGAAAAGGGACGTGGTGCGCTTTTCATGTCATGCGCTTTGGCCCACGAGTCTGGCTCATTGGCTTGTCCGCCGTCATGTCTGGTTCCTTGCACATCGTGCTCGCTCGATTCCGCAAAAGCACCGTTCGGTTCCAGAGGAGGGCACCACGTCTGCAACCAGACTGCGCCGTCGAATCTCCGCCATCTGTCGGAGAGTTGCCCAAGCGCTGTAGGAATTGCGCCGACGGCGGCGGTTCAGGCGGGTGACATGCTGGCGGGCCGGCGCGTCTCCCGTTACGATTTGCCCGATGCGAACACTCCCTCTCTCCCACGCCAACGAACTACCGGTCCTGGGCCTCGGCACCTGGCGCATGGGCGAGGTGGCGAACCGCCGCTCGGCCGAAGTAGCCGCCGTGCGCGAGGCCATCGGGATGGGCTACCGGCTGATCGACACCGCCGAGATGTATGGCGAGGGCGGCGCGGAAACCGTGCTCGGGCAGGCCATTGCCGAGGCCCTGCGCGCGGGCGACGTGCGGCGCGACGAGCTCTTCATCGTCAGCAAGGTCTATCCCCACAACGCGAGCCGGCGCGGCACGCCCGAGGCCTGCGAGCGCAGCCTGAAGCGCCTCGGTCTCGACATGATCGACCTCTACCTGCTGCACTGGCGCGGCAGCCATCCGCTGCGCGAAACGGTCGATGCGATGCAGGCGCTGGTGGCCAAGGGACGCGTCGCCCACTGGGGCGTGAGCAATTTCGATACCGATGACATGGAAGAGCTGGCCCAGGCCACGGGCAATGGCCCTGGCTGCGCGGCCAACCAGGTGTACCTGTCGCTGGGCGAGCGCGGTCC
The Variovorax paradoxus genome window above contains:
- the oxlT gene encoding oxalate/formate MFS antiporter, which translates into the protein MNPTSPTYISSGAPPRLIDNRWLQLVVGIVCMIATANIQYAWTLFVPEIQGKFGWERASIQVAFTIFVLVQTWLAPIEGYFIDKFGPRLIVAFGALFIGAAWAINSQATTLMGFYLGAAIGGIGVGSIYATCINNALKWFPDRRGLAVGLTAGGYGAGSAATILPIAAMIESSGFQQAFLFFGLLQGSLAFAAAWFLRQPKGNEVRGSAKVAQSRRDYTLGEALRTPLFWLMILMFSCVVTGGMMAVAQLGVIAQDLGVKNFKVDLYFVTMAALPLALMLDRVMNGISRPLFGWISDHIGREKTMVIAFTLEGIGIIALGYFGHNPWAFLILSGVVFLAWGEVYSLFSALAGDAFGTKHIGKIYGVLYCAKGVGALFVPLGNLMMEATGTWSTVLYTVAALDLFAAFLAIVALRPMLARHTASNAAASHAPSPAPDLAMPGGLSPAGRAA
- a CDS encoding sensor histidine kinase, translating into MNLARRIDPRRSMAAAIGWLLIALTLCLALVANLWLRGFVRATLLEQHGQRLEAAAEHVNAELDTALLLRLQAVSVVAAMLSEDVQHSEGARLKRTLQAVRRGVPDLIWLAVTDADGFIVAATDEQVVGQNVNQHAWISQGLNAAWIEEGRSPGERFLKLTAPVRNADGAIIGVAAANLSWSWVEKMVAEIRASPGEWLLIDRDGIVRHGPGALLGKRWQDVGDPITPFDPVVAGLGNDGSDLPTRIRTRRLLDNRPYLIASPPNARDGTLRRLGWQAVVIQPVESVAAFATAIEWRISIVLSLLGLATAVAGIIVAHRLTRRVSVIAHSADAVLAGSATRIEVPQGADEAARLGSALDRLLDTLQRERDELRRLNTELDERVRQRTEEISRLAQESRDAAVVRERLRLARGLHDTLAHSMMAMLTEIRVLKHLASSRPDALPDELVRAERAARDGLDEARRAIDQLRSNPVRDIGLGAALAELAKNLSERSGIELDCQIEPALSALAAEPAETVFHMCEEVLRNVERHAGARRLLIRLHRVAHGGVELEIGDDGVGFEPSAGAAGHYGLVGLREQADAIGARLRIESRRGEGTWVSLRWAQRVGG
- a CDS encoding aldo/keto reductase; amino-acid sequence: MRTLPLSHANELPVLGLGTWRMGEVANRRSAEVAAVREAIGMGYRLIDTAEMYGEGGAETVLGQAIAEALRAGDVRRDELFIVSKVYPHNASRRGTPEACERSLKRLGLDMIDLYLLHWRGSHPLRETVDAMQALVAKGRVAHWGVSNFDTDDMEELAQATGNGPGCAANQVYLSLGERGPEFSLLPWLRERGMPLMAYSPIDQGALAGDGALGELAERLGVTAAQLALAAVIARPGVVAIPKAVRSVHLQQNLAAADLQLDAATLAELDRIYPPPRRKTPLAMI